The Bacillota bacterium sequence GGCTCCGGCAGGCCGTATGCCGGTGGTGCTGGCTGGTGAAGCGGGCGGTACAATGATTCATGAGGCTTGTGGGCACGGGCTGGAAGCAGACATTGTCGGTAAAGAAATGTCGGTTTACGCCGGAAAATTAGGCCAACGGGTAGCATCTGAACTGGTAACGGTAATTGACGATCCAACGTTACCGGGCAAATACGGTTCTTATACCTATGATGATGAAGGCACGCCGGCTCAAGAGACGGTACTTATTCGTAATGGCATATTGGAAAGCTACATGTACGACCTGGAATGGGCTCGCCGCCAAGGGGTGAGATCCACCGGAAATGGTCGGCGCCAGTCTTTTCAATTCCATCCCATACCGCGGATGAGCAATACCTATTTGGCGTCAGGGGAAACCCCACCGGCAGAAATAATCGGTCAAACAGACCATGGCCTTCTGGTTAAGCGTATGGGGGGTGGGCAGGTAAACCCGACTACGGGAGACTTTGTTTTTGACGTGGCGGAAGGCTACTTGATTGAGAAGGGCCGAGTAAGTTATCCGGTTAGGGGAGCTACTTTGTCGGGCAACGGTCCCAGAGTTTTGTTAGCGGTAGATCTGGTGGGAACGGACTTGGGGTTTGGCATCGGTACGTGTGGTAAAGACGGACAAGGGGTGCCTGTTTCAGACGCGCAGCCCACCATACGCATACCGGAATTAGTTGTTGGCGGCCTACTGTAGGGGGTGTAGGGATGGAACGAGAAACAATTGTTCAGACAGGCCTGCAACTGGCAGAAAAAGCCGGAGCCGATGAG is a genomic window containing:
- a CDS encoding TldD/PmbA family protein is translated as MLLDRSDLERVLAETLAAGGDFAEVFLERRQISNIGLEAGRVERVHSGLDQGAGIRLLTGDSSIYVYTNDISLPGLMKAAADARTALKQDSGEPQVLTLVREGTEKRGAAVSPISIDQAVELVHAADNEARSAGDKIRQVLVRYRSSDQKVQVANSLGKMVTDYRNRTIMIVHVVAAEGTVVQTGYESLGSCNDNSMFTRNEALEMAAVSARRALMLLGAKPAPAGRMPVVLAGEAGGTMIHEACGHGLEADIVGKEMSVYAGKLGQRVASELVTVIDDPTLPGKYGSYTYDDEGTPAQETVLIRNGILESYMYDLEWARRQGVRSTGNGRRQSFQFHPIPRMSNTYLASGETPPAEIIGQTDHGLLVKRMGGGQVNPTTGDFVFDVAEGYLIEKGRVSYPVRGATLSGNGPRVLLAVDLVGTDLGFGIGTCGKDGQGVPVSDAQPTIRIPELVVGGLL